One genomic region from Enoplosus armatus isolate fEnoArm2 chromosome 17, fEnoArm2.hap1, whole genome shotgun sequence encodes:
- the LOC139300289 gene encoding C-signal-like, producing the protein MAAQPVSVLITGANRGLGLEMVKQMLEAPHPVRKLFACCRDPDGPRAEALQTLAKKHPNIISIMRLDATDLCSIKQCAQQVGSLVGRGGLNLLVNNAGFLAKGTLQESSPEDMQNSFNTNVMGPMIIIKELLPHLRAAATASKMPGMSSRKAAVIGISSLLGSIEALKESYSFFPAASYRISKAGLNMLTMCAAEELKKDEILFSVLHPGWVRTDMGGEEGEIDAPESVQGMLSVMASLTEKQNGAFLDYKGKTIPW; encoded by the exons ATGGCGGCGCAGCCAGTCAGCGTGCTTATCACAGGAGCCAACCGAGGCCTGGGCCTGGAGATGGTTAAGCAAATGCTGGAGGCCCCCCATCCAGTGAGAAAGCTGTTTGCCTGTTGCAGGGACCCCGATGGACCCAGGGCTGAG GCCTTGCAAACGCTGGCAAAGAAGCATCCTAACATCATCTCCATCATGCGACTGG acgCCACTGACCTTTGTAGCATAAAACAGTGCGCCCAGCAGGTGGGCTCTCTGGTTGGGAGGGGGGGTCTCAATCTGCTGGTTAACAACGCAGGGTTCCTGGCCAAAGGCACCCTGCAGGAATCCAGTCCTGAGGACATGCAGAATAGCTTCAACACCAATGTCATGGGCCCTATGATCATCATTAAG GAGCTCCTGCCTCACCTTCGTGCAGCAGCGACGGCCAGTAAGATGCCTGGGATGTCCAGCAGAAAGGCAGCCGTCATCGGCATCTCCTCACTTCTGGGTTCGATAGAAGCTTTGAAAGAGTCATACTCCTTCTTCCCTGCCGCCTCCTACCGCATCAGCAAG gcAGGTCTGAACATGCTGACAATGTGTGctgcagaggagctgaagaaggatGAGATCCTGTTTTCTGTGCTGCACCCTGGCTGGGTGCGCACTGACatgggtggagaggag GGAGAGATTGATGCTCCGGAGAGTGTGCAGGGGATGCTGAGCGTGATGGCTTCTCTGACTGAGAAGCAGAACGGAGCCTTCCTGGATTATAAGGGCAAGACCATCCCCTGGTAG